TCCGTAATACTGTCCGGGGGTGGCTGCGCGCGGATTGGCCGCCGGAAGCATATCGAATATCTCCGCGTCGGTTTTTCCAATCCAGTAATTTGCTTTTGCAATTATTTTGGCGGCAATTTCTCGTCCCCAGGACGTTTCGGCCGCGTTTCTGCGCGCCGTCTCGGCGTCTTCAGGTTTTATAGAGAGCATAAATCCATGCGCTTTTTCTGCCATATATGAATGAACATAACCAGGCAGGAATGTCTTTTTCATTACTGTGTAATGTTTATCATTAAGCCGCGCTGTTTCATCCGCATATCGGTCCGGGTTCGTTCCGGCAGGCATGTTTTTTTCGAAGAACAGCATTCCGCTGCCCTGTCCGCCAAGTTCTTCGCCGTAATAGCTTGTATCCATCGGCAGACCTGACCATCTTGACGAACCTTGGCCGCTTTGGCGTATGATGTTGAATCTGATAAAAGGCGCCTCGGCTCCATCCGGGCGCGCTTCACATGCGAAAAACGTCAGCGGTACGTATATGTCCGCTCCGTATTCCGACTCGAGACGGCGGAAATCAACGCGTATTTCACCTTCTTTTGGAGTTCTTGCGATCATTTTATTTGTATATTCCACTATTTCGGAGCATCCGTCGGCATAAAGCCTTATGGCTTTACAGTTATGGAATTTTCTCTCCGAGCAGGCCGGATCAAACCAAAGGTCGGTATTATCGCCGCTGTATCCGAATTTGTCATATTCGGCTTCTATACGGAATATGGCGGTACAGCCGGAGGTGTATGCCGAAAACAGAGTTTTATGTTCCGCGGCATTATTTGTATATTCGTATTTCATGCCGGCATCCCGCGGCTCGGGAATTACCGCGGGATCGGATACAGCTATATAATAAGGGTATATTGTGCTCATTTATGTTTATCTCACATTCTGACAATTATTAATGAAATTATAATGCCGCGGCTGCATATTGTCAATATGGCAGACAACCTATGTGGTTGTAAAAACTGCATGTATAATAACTCGGCCAATTATTAAAACGGCATTTAAATATGCATTGTTTTATAAGAGAGAAAAGCCCATATACCAAAGTCTTTTCTCTCTTTAAGCGGTAATTATTTAAATGCCGAGTAATAAAGTATTCGCGTACCTTTAAAAAGCAAACGGCGCCGCATGTTACTGCGGCGCCGCATATCTGAAGCTTGTTGAGATAATTATTTCTTATACGCTTCGTATGCTTTTCTGAAAGCAAGAGCGCATTCCTCAATATTCTGTTCCGTCCAAGATTCGTTCGGATATATGATAATCGTGTCGTCGAGAGCCTTCGCTGCGTTAGGAAGGTCAGCAAGCGAATAACGTTTTTCTTTATCGCCCTTATACTCGGGAGCGGCCCACGGATATCCACTGTTGCCGAATACTATGCGCTCGGTATACCATTTGCCGATATAAGGAGTGGCGGCGTAATGTGTGTTACAGCCGATTCCTTCGGCGGTAACAGCAGCGCAGAAGGTATTCTTATCAACGTTCACCTTGGAGCCGTCGAAAATAAGGCGGAGGAACCAATAAGAAGGCTCTGCACCCTTAGGCATCGGAGCAAGGCGGACAACCGGAACATCAGAGAGCTTGGCCATGATAGCGTTAATGACCTCACGGCGTTTTTTCGCGATCGGAAACATCTTTTTAATTTGAACGCGACCGATAGCGCAGTGCATGTCGTCCATATTGAAGTTGAGAGAAGCCATGACATTTTCATTTTCGTTCGTGCCATATGGCTTACCACGGTCAGCAGCCTGTCTTAACTTCCAATAGAGCTTCTCGCATTTGGTGAATACAAGACCGCCCTGTCCGCCGACACAGGTGTGCTTTCCGAACATCATAGAGAATCCGGAGGTGTCTCCGAAAGTTCCGACCGGTTTGCCGTTTATTGCGGCGCCATGTGACTGAGCGCAGTCTTCTATGAGGTATATACCTTTTTCCTTTGCAAACGCGCTGATTGCTTCCATATCGCAGGGCTCACCGGCTATATGTGCGACAAGTATTGCGCTTGTGCGTTCAGGTGAATATACTTTTTTAATTCCTTCAAGGCTGATATTAAAGCTGTCTTTTCCGCTGTCTGCTATTATCGGGATGCAGTTCATCATCACGATAGGCATAATTCCGCCCGGATCCGTAACAGGTCCGCAGATTATTTCAGTAAAGGGCTGAATGTCGAGCGCGCGGAGGGCAACATAAACGGAAGTGGTTCCGCCGTTTACACATTCGGCATATCCGCCGCCGAGAAGCTCGGAAAATTCTTTGCCGAGAGCGGTTCTTTCCGGACCGTTATAACCCGGAGCCGCGCCCGCGTCAATAGCTTCGTCGATTATACGGTTGCATGCCGCTTTTTCTTCCTGGCCGAAGTGATGTCTTGCGGCGAGGGGCGCGGTAACGGCACTTTTGCCGCCATTGATCGCAAGAGCGGCTTTGGCTTCACAATTACTCATAATATTATATCTCCTATATTTATAATTATAGTCCCTTTGGGATATATACAAATTAAGTATACCATATAAAAGCAAATAAATCAATCTTTACGAGAATTATTTTAAACGCATATTGCATAAAGACATCATTTGGCATATAATTAATTTGAGAGATACTATTGAAACATTAATGAAATAATGGATCATAGATATTATTAATAATTGCCGCCTTATTATTAAAACGGCAATTAAATAAGTCTTGTTTTATTAGAGAGAAAAGTGCATATACAAGAGCCTTTTCTCTCTTTTAACGGTATTATTTAATTGTCGAGTTAATAAAATATACTCATAAAACTGTAAGGAGCTGAGATACATACATGCAGACAATCACCGAAAAAGAGACTCTTGATGAAATCCGTCACACACTCAAATGCTTCGGTCTGCCTCACGAGGAGATTTCCGTAGAGCTGATTGAAAACGGCCATATAAATTCTACATATAAAGTTCATATCATCCGCAACGGTATTGAAAAGCCTTATATTGTTCAGGCAGTCAATACCTATGTATTTAAAAACCCTGTCGATATGATGGATAATATCGGTAAGGTGACCGCACATATCAAAAAAAAGCTGATCGAACGCGGAGAGCAGAATATTGAACGGAAGGTTCTGCATTTTTGCAGCACAAATGAAGGCTTTTACTATGTACATGGCAGCCAAAACCGTTTTTGGCGTGCGTATGCCTTTGTTGAAAACTCAAAAACTTATGACAAGGTTGAAAACCCGCAGCTGTTGTTTAACGCCGGGCGCGCTTTCGGCGAATTTCAGATGATGCTCTCGGATTTTCCCATGAATCAGCTCCGAGATACGATTCCGGATTTTCACAACACAAAGAAACGTATGGCTGCTTTTTTCGACTCCGTATATAACGATTTCTGCGGTCGGGTCAAGGATATTCAACCCGAGATTCAATTTTTCAAGGATAGAATCGATGTCGCCGAAAAGCTGATCAATCTGCAGGAAAAAGGCGTTATCCCTCTTCGCGTCACACACAACGATACTAAATACAACAATATCCTGATGGACAGCGAGACAAATGAAGCTTTATGTGTAATCGATCTCGACACCGTCATGCCAGGGCTCGCCGCGTATGACTTCGGCGATGCCATTCGCTTTGCCGCAAGCACTGCCGCAGAGGACGAAACTGACCTTTCAAAGGTTTCCATCAATCTTGAATATTTTGAAGCATTTACGAAAGGCTTCATCGGAGCCTGCGGGAGATTCTTCACCCCTGCAGAAATAGACACTATGGCGTGGGGAGCGCGCATAATTACAATGGAGCTGGCCTCCAGATTTCTTTCCGACTATATCAACGGGGACAAATATTTCCGCATACACCGCCCCGGCCAGAACCTTGACCGCGCTCGCTGTCAAATTCAGCTTGTTTTTGACATGGAACAGAAATTCGACAAAATGTGCGCCATCGTTGATAAATACAGATAACATAAAAGTAACTGCTGCGATAACGCAAATATCTGCTGCTGATTTTTTCTTTTCAAGTGTCAGTTCCATCTTTTTCATAAAGTCATGCTCCATTGTTTTTTATACCATAATGAGCTCTTTGATAGGATCGGAGGACTTTTCTTCAAAAGTCCTCCGATGCTTTCTGAATTACATTAAATTGTTATTATATATTGCTCTTTCACCGCCGACAAATTTCGGTCTGCGGCGGCACAAAACCACATTTGCTTCACCGATTTTTTTTATCTCGCATCTTACCGGAACGCAGACGGGAATTATATGCATCCCTATAAGCGTGTCGCCGATATCCATTCCCGCACTGGCTCGTACTTCTTCAACAGCGGAAGGAGCATCAAAGCGCGCATACGCCGTAGTCGCGAAGGCTCCCCCCGCATGAGCGTGAGGAACGACGTTTACTTCCGTAAAACCGTATTTTAAAGCGCACTCTCTTTCGACTATAAGGCTGCGATTTAGGTGCTCACAGCATTGAACGGCAAGATATAAACCGTTTTCTTTGATTATCGGATATACTCCATCAAAAACCGCTTGGGCGGCATCCATACTGGAAAATGTGCCTATTTTTTTTCCGCATATTTCACTGCTGCTGCATCCGATTACAAAAACATCTCC
The Oscillospiraceae bacterium genome window above contains:
- a CDS encoding DegT/DnrJ/EryC1/StrS family aminotransferase, producing MSNCEAKAALAINGGKSAVTAPLAARHHFGQEEKAACNRIIDEAIDAGAAPGYNGPERTALGKEFSELLGGGYAECVNGGTTSVYVALRALDIQPFTEIICGPVTDPGGIMPIVMMNCIPIIADSGKDSFNISLEGIKKVYSPERTSAILVAHIAGEPCDMEAISAFAKEKGIYLIEDCAQSHGAAINGKPVGTFGDTSGFSMMFGKHTCVGGQGGLVFTKCEKLYWKLRQAADRGKPYGTNENENVMASLNFNMDDMHCAIGRVQIKKMFPIAKKRREVINAIMAKLSDVPVVRLAPMPKGAEPSYWFLRLIFDGSKVNVDKNTFCAAVTAEGIGCNTHYAATPYIGKWYTERIVFGNSGYPWAAPEYKGDKEKRYSLADLPNAAKALDDTIIIYPNESWTEQNIEECALAFRKAYEAYKK
- a CDS encoding phosphotransferase, with product MQTITEKETLDEIRHTLKCFGLPHEEISVELIENGHINSTYKVHIIRNGIEKPYIVQAVNTYVFKNPVDMMDNIGKVTAHIKKKLIERGEQNIERKVLHFCSTNEGFYYVHGSQNRFWRAYAFVENSKTYDKVENPQLLFNAGRAFGEFQMMLSDFPMNQLRDTIPDFHNTKKRMAAFFDSVYNDFCGRVKDIQPEIQFFKDRIDVAEKLINLQEKGVIPLRVTHNDTKYNNILMDSETNEALCVIDLDTVMPGLAAYDFGDAIRFAASTAAEDETDLSKVSINLEYFEAFTKGFIGACGRFFTPAEIDTMAWGARIITMELASRFLSDYINGDKYFRIHRPGQNLDRARCQIQLVFDMEQKFDKMCAIVDKYR
- a CDS encoding TIGR01440 family protein gives rise to the protein MYDEIKSQAAQAISSLLAVAKLKPGDVFVIGCSSSEICGKKIGTFSSMDAAQAVFDGVYPIIKENGLYLAVQCCEHLNRSLIVERECALKYGFTEVNVVPHAHAGGAFATTAYARFDAPSAVEEVRASAGMDIGDTLIGMHIIPVCVPVRCEIKKIGEANVVLCRRRPKFVGGERAIYNNNLM